The following are encoded together in the Parabacteroides chongii genome:
- a CDS encoding RagB/SusD family nutrient uptake outer membrane protein yields the protein MKMTNKYLMFAGVALALASCDLDKLPEGQYVGGEQNEDIIEQRPNMVIAGVNAMSAQLNVFGTISDDANTYHNDYGIAAVFQFYDQSCQDMPCTTSGYNWFNRSQNYSDRLYDSSEGELIWKTYYNHLKAANDVIALTEGTDDPTMLVYRGQALAARAFDYLNLAQTYQFTYVGHENDLCVPIITEGMTEEEMQTNPRATVAQVYELIMSDLNQAVELLAGNDNGTNKDKIDEAVAYGLRARANLLMQKWADAAKDAEKALAGGTPYSLAEVSKPAFNSASADSWLWGVMITPDNDVVTTGIINWPPHLCSLTGNGYTTLTGAWRYVSSALYNQIPDTDIRKQWFISPDTTSTLVDNASVGGESVIDYFGLTPYANVKFGAYQDVMGNTTNSQDWPLMRVEEMYYIKAEGEAMSGNVSAAKRTLEDFVKTYRNPSYSCTASSAQDLQDEIWLQRRMEFWGEGFSLFDVLRLKKPIVRKNTNYAAIVQYNIEPESQILIYRIPQCEMETNKGIADKDNNPAAPQPTV from the coding sequence ATGAAAATGACAAATAAATATTTAATGTTCGCAGGTGTTGCTTTAGCACTGGCTTCCTGTGATTTGGATAAATTGCCGGAAGGTCAATATGTAGGTGGCGAACAAAACGAGGATATTATCGAACAGCGTCCGAATATGGTGATAGCTGGTGTGAATGCAATGTCAGCCCAGTTGAATGTATTCGGCACTATTTCCGATGATGCAAATACATATCACAATGATTATGGTATAGCAGCCGTTTTCCAGTTTTATGATCAAAGTTGTCAAGATATGCCTTGTACGACTTCTGGTTATAACTGGTTTAATCGTTCTCAGAATTATTCAGATCGTCTTTATGATAGTTCTGAAGGCGAATTGATTTGGAAGACATATTATAACCATCTGAAAGCAGCAAATGATGTTATTGCATTGACAGAGGGGACTGATGATCCCACTATGTTGGTTTATCGTGGTCAGGCTTTAGCTGCCCGTGCTTTCGATTATCTGAATTTAGCTCAGACTTATCAATTTACATATGTTGGTCATGAAAATGATCTTTGTGTTCCGATCATTACAGAAGGAATGACAGAAGAAGAAATGCAGACGAATCCGCGTGCTACAGTTGCTCAGGTTTATGAATTGATTATGTCTGATTTGAATCAAGCTGTTGAATTATTGGCAGGTAATGATAACGGTACAAATAAGGACAAGATTGACGAAGCTGTTGCTTATGGTCTGCGTGCTCGTGCCAATCTGTTAATGCAGAAGTGGGCAGATGCTGCTAAGGATGCAGAAAAGGCTTTGGCTGGTGGAACTCCGTATTCTTTGGCTGAAGTGTCAAAACCGGCTTTCAATTCAGCTTCTGCTGATTCCTGGTTGTGGGGTGTGATGATTACTCCGGATAATGATGTTGTAACGACCGGTATCATCAACTGGCCGCCGCACTTGTGTTCATTGACTGGTAACGGATATACAACTTTGACAGGTGCATGGCGTTATGTAAGTTCTGCATTATATAATCAGATTCCGGATACAGACATCCGTAAACAATGGTTTATTTCTCCGGATACAACCTCTACTTTGGTTGATAATGCTTCAGTTGGAGGTGAATCTGTGATTGATTATTTTGGTTTGACACCTTATGCTAATGTGAAATTTGGTGCTTATCAGGATGTAATGGGTAATACGACCAACTCTCAGGACTGGCCTTTAATGCGTGTGGAGGAAATGTACTATATCAAAGCGGAAGGTGAAGCAATGTCCGGAAACGTATCTGCAGCAAAACGTACATTGGAAGATTTCGTAAAAACGTATCGTAATCCGTCATACAGTTGTACGGCTTCTTCTGCTCAGGATTTGCAGGATGAAATTTGGTTGCAACGTCGTATGGAATTTTGGGGTGAAGGTTTTTCTTTGTTCGATGTTTTACGCCTAAAAAAACCTATCGTACGT